AGAAACCGTCCCAGCCGATGAATTATTCGAAAATATTTTAAAGTAGGCGAATGAATATGAAAAATGAGCTCCATGTAATCTCAAATGGCCATATGCCATTCGAAGAGTTAGTGAATGTAGCGATGCAAATTGAGAGTGAGATTGATTATTTGCATATTCGTGAGCGTGAGAAGAGTACGAAGGAATTATATGAAGGTGTGGAAAGTCTATTAATGGAGGGCTTTCCAGCTTCTAAAATTGTCATAAACGATCGAATTGATATTGCAATTTTATTAAATATTCCTCGTGTTCAACTAGGATATCGAAGTACAGATGTAAAGTCAGTGAAAGAAAAGTTTTCGTATTTGCATGTCGGTTATTCTGTGCATTCGCTAGATGAAGCAATAGTAGCTTTTAAAAATGGAGCGGATTCACTCGTTTATGGCCATGTATTTCCGACAGATTGTAAAAAAGGTGTGCCAGCGAGAGGGCTTGAAGAAATTTCAGACATTGCAAGGTGTTTATCTATACCGATTACAGCAATTGGAGGAATTACCCCAGAAAACACAGTGGATGTTCTTACTAACGGTGTAAGCGGTATAGCAGTTATGTCTGGAATTGTAAGTAGTAGTAACCCGTATAGCAAAGCGAAATCTTATAAGGAATCAATAAGAAAGTGGGCGGAAAAACATGTGTGAGAAGTATGATGTAGCGATTATTGGTGGTGGTGTAATTGGTAGTTCAGTTGCACATTTTCTAGCAGAAAGAGGACATAAAGTAGCGATTGTGGAGAAGCAAAGTATTGCATCGGAAGCTTCAAAAGCAGCTGCTGGTTTACTTGGTGTTCAGGCAGAATGGGATGCGTATAATCCGCTATTTGAACTTGCTAGAGAAAGCCGAGCTATATTTCCACAACTTGCAGCAGTTTTACGTGAAAAGACGGGTGTTGATATTGGATATGAAGAAAAAGGAATTTATCGTATTGCTCAAAATGAAGATGAGAAGGAAAGAATTCTTCACATTATGGATTGGCAGCAGAAAACAGGTGAAGATTCTTATTTTCTAACGGGAGACCATGTGCGGGAAAAAGAGCCATATCTATCCGAATCTATTATAGGAGCAGTATATTATCCGAAAGACGGTCATGTTATTGCACCAGAGCTTACGAAAGCATTCGCACATTCTGCAGCGATTTCCGGTGCTGATATATATGAACAGACAGAAGTATTTGATATCCGTATTGAAAATAATAAAGTGACTGGAGTTATTACAAGTGAAGGTATTGTCACATGTGAGAAAGTCGTTATTGCAGGAGGTTCATGGAGCACGAAGTTACTCAGTTATTTTCACCGCGATTGGGGTACATATCCAGTTAAAGGAGAAGTGGTTGCGGTAAGAAGTAGAAAACAACTTTTAAAAGCACCTATTTTTCAAGAAAGATTTTACATTACTCCAAAGCGCGGTGGACGTTACGTAATTGGGGCAACAATGAAGCCACATACGTTCAATAAAACTGTGCAGCCAGAAAGTATAACTTCTATATTAGAGCGTGCTTATACAATATTGCCAGCTTTAAAAGAAGCAGAATGGGAAAGCACGTGGGCAGGATTAAGACCACAATCGAATCATGAAGCTCCTTATATGGGAGAGCATGAAGAAATAAAAGGTTTATATGCTTGCACGGGCCATTATCGAAACGGTATTTTATTAAGTCCTATTTCTGGCCAATATATGGCTGATTTAATAGAAGGAAAGCAAGAGAATCATTTGCTAGATTCATTGCTTTCTAGAAGAGTTTAGAAAGGGGATGGAAGTTTGAATTTAAAAATTAATGGTAACCAAATTGAAGTGCCAGCGAGTGTAAAAACAGTAGCTGAGCTACTTACACATTTAGAGCTAGATAACAGAATTGTTGTAGTAGAGCGTAATAAAGATATTTTACAAAAAGATGATCATACAGATACATCTGTTTTTGATGGAGACCAAATTGAGATTGTAACTTTCGTAGGAGGCGGTTGATTATGTTAAACATTGGACCATTTTCATTTCATTCTAGACTTTTATTAGGAACAGGTAAATTCCCTGATTTTGACGTACAGCAAAAGGCAATTGACGTTTCTGAAGCTGAAATTTTAACGTTTGCAGTACGTCGTATGGATATCTTTGATGCAAAGCAACCTAATTTATTAGAGAAACTTGATGTGAAAAAATATACGTTATTACCAAATACAGCAGGAGCAAAAAACGCTGAAGAGGCTGTTCGTATTGCAAAATTAGCAAAAGCTTCTGGGCTTTGTGACATGATAAAGGTAGAAGTTATTGGTGATGATAGAACGTTATTACCTGATCCGGTAGAAACATTAAAGGCATCTGAAATGTTACTGGAAGAAGGATTTATCGTACTTCCGTATACATCTGATGATGTTGTATTAGCACGTAAATTACAAGAGCTTGGCGTGCATGCGATTATGCCAGGAGCATCTCCAATCGGATCAGGACTTGGTATTGTAAATCCATTAAATTTGAGCTTCATTATTGAACAAGCGACAGTACCAGTTATCGTTGATGCCGGTATTGGTAGCCCAGCTGATGCGGCATTTGCAATGGAATTAGGAGCAGATGGCGTGTTATTAAATACAGCTGTATCAGGAGCAAAAGATCCTATTAAAATGGCACAAGCAATGAAATTAAGTATTGAAGCAGGCCGTTTAGGATTTGAAGCAGTTCGCATTGCACGTAAGCGTTGTGCAACTGCAAGTAGTCCTTTAGAAGGAATGAGCGTAGTTGAATAATCGATATTCTCGCCAAGAACTATTTTCTCCAATTGGAGAAGAAGGACAGCAAAAGATAAGAGAAAAGCATGTGCTTATTATCGGTGCAGGTGCATTAGGTAGTGCAAATGCAGAGATGTTTGTAAGAGCAGGTGTTGGCAAGATAACAATTGTTGACCGTGATTATGTAGATTGGAGTAATTTACAAAGACAACAATTGTATGCAGAGAGCGACGTAAAGAATAATCTTCCAAAAGCTATAGCGGCTAAAAAACGTTTAGAAGAGATTAATAGTGATGTAACAATAGAAGCTCTCGTTCAAGATGTAACAGCTGAAGAGCTAGAAGAACTTGTTATAAATGTTGATGTAATTATTGATGCGACTGATAATTTCGAAACGCGCTTTATTGTAAATGATATATCACAAAAATATTCTATTCCATGGATTTACGGTGCATGTGTAGGTAGTTACGGTCTTTCTTACACAATCCTTCCTAGTAAAACACCATGTTTATCATGTTTATTACAGTCGATTCCGCTTGGCGGGGCAACATGTGATACAGCGGGTATTATATCACCTGCTGTATCTCTTGTCGTTTCTCATCAAGTAACAGAAGCTCTTAAACTGTTAGTAGAAGATTACGAATCACTTCGAGATGGGCTTGTATCGTTTGATATGTGGAAGAATGAGTATTCATGTATGAATGTGCAAAAACTTCGCCAGCATAATTGTCCTTCATGCGGAGAGAATGCATTATATCCGTATTTAAATAAAGAAAACACATCAAAAACAGCAGTTTTATGCGGGCGAAATACAGTTCAAATTAGACCACCTCATAAAGATGAAATGAATTTTGAACAATATAAAGAGTTGTTGGAAGGTCGTGTAAATGATTTAAATATAAATCCATATTTACTATCATTTTCTGTTGAAGACAAGAGGTTAGTAGCCTTTAAAGATGGCCGTGTGCTCGTACATGGAACGAAAGATATAAGCGAAGCAAAAACGATTTATCATCGCTATTTTGGATAGAAAAGGATGAGTGGGATGAAAGTGAATAAAGCTTTAACAATTGCAGGGTCTGATAGCGGCGGCGGTGCTGGAATTCAGGCAGATTTAAAAACATTCCAAGAGCTTGGTGTATACGGAATGACGGCTATTACGGCAATTACTGCTCAAAACACGCTTGGCGTTCAAGGGGTATATCCTGTTCCATTAGAAGGTATTACAGAACAGCTGAATTCAATTGGTACGGATGTAACACCAGATGCAGTGAAACTAGGAATGTTATTTAGTAGTGAAATAATTCAAATTGTTGCAGAACAAATTAAAAAGTTTGGCTGGAATAATATTGTGCTAGATCCCGTTATGATTGCAAAAGGCGGTGCATCATTATTACAGCAAGAAGCAGTTCAAGCATTAAAAGAATATTTATTACCAGTAGCAACTGTTATAACACCGAATGTTCCAGAAGCAGAAGTGTTAACTGGGGTGGAGATTCATAATGTTGAAGATAGTAAGGAAGCTGCAAAAGTATTGCACAAATTAAGTGCTAAATATGTGCTTATGAAGGGCGGACATGCAGAATATCAAGGGAATGAAGTAATTGATTTCCTCTTTGATGGAGAAGAATTTATTGAGTTTAGAAGCGAGCGAATTCCTTCAAAGCAAACGCATGGAAGTGGGTGTACATTTGCTTCAGCGGTTACAGCAAGACTTGCGAAAGGATACTCAATTGAAGATGCTGTTCAAGAAGCAAAACGATTTATTAGTATAGCAATTGAAGAGCCATTGAATATTGGTAGTGGTCATGGACCGACGAATCATTTTGCGTATAAAGTGAATAGAACGCGTGTATAGATAAGTGAAAAGCCAGTTTTATAACTGGCTTTTTTTCTGTTTACTTTTTCAAAATACAGGAGTAATATATCAGCCAGAATACATTTTTTTGTAAACGCTGAGTCCAATTATATGGAGCGGAGGAACCAATTTGTGCAGTGTCACTAGGGGTGAATCTTTCAAGTTTGAAAGTAGGGCTACTCTCAAAGTCCGAATCCGACAGCTAACTTCGTAAGCGTCTTGAGAGAGGACGGTGCCATGATGGATACATCACTTCATCGATCTGATTAGTATAGGGGAATATCAATCTATGTTTGATTTCTTTTATACTAAGGAGGATGAGGTACATGGAACTAACACTTATTTGTGTTGGAGAAGAAAGTAAGGTAAATAGTTTAAGAGATTTAGTATCATTTCAACATGAGTTAATTATTTTTACAGCAAATGAAGAGATAGCGGCTGAAGTTAGGAATTGTGGGTTTGATTGGACTTATAGTTGTAGTAAGGAGCAGGACTTTACTAGTATTTGTGAGTGTATTAAGAAGGTGATTTTACTAGGGGATGAGCTTCCAATCGTTAGTTTTTTCACAGAACACATTCGCTTTTCTTTCCAAGCACCTATTACTGTTGTTACAAGGAATAAACGATATCCAGCGAGGCTCTATGAAACCATTGGAGCTAAGTTTGTCGTGTTTACAAATTGTGATAATATTTCTTTTTTATTTTTTGAATAGGGCGGGGGAAGAAATGATGAAGGTACTATTACTTGGAGATATAGCAAATCGTTGGGCAGTATCGGTAGAGCGAGTTCAAGAATTGGTTCAGATCGATCCCCTTTTTCCAGGGCCGTATATTATATTACCATCAAAAGATGCTTTGTATTTAGAGGTAGATATTACCGAGTATGAGCAGCTACATGCAGAATTGACACAAGTTTATATTCGCGGGAGAAATTTACGTGCATTTTTACGAGGAGAATAAAGGTTGAATAAAAAAGAGCGAATGCTGAGTGCAACAAGCTATGCACTTCATGTCATTCGCTTTTTTTATTTCATATTTAAAAGGTCATTTTTAAGAAAAGAAAAGAGAAATAAAGAAAATAGATGAAATAACAGTAATAATCTTCAATGTAAGCGTTTAAATTAATGTAAATATTATTATTTTCAGTAATTTACCCCTTTACAAGTGAAATATAGAGGAGTATATTTACTCTCATAAATCATTCATAAAATTTCCAAAAAAACCTAAAATCGCTGAGTTCCAGAAATGGAGCGGGGGAACCAATTTTGTGCATCGTCACTTGGGGTGAATCTTTCAGTTTTGAAAGTAGGGCTACTCTTTAGGCCCGAATCCGACAGCTAACCTCGTAAGCGTTTAGAGAGGAGGTTTACTTTTTGTTGTTCATTTTTTGAACACTGAGTAGAGCTCAGTGTTCTTTTTTAATATTTAAATGGTAAATTTTAACAAAAAGAGAGGGATAGTTATGTTAGATGTTGTAATGGTCGGGATTTTTATTTTATTAGTTGCATCGATGGCAAGTCTTGCAAGTTGGTCAGATAAAGTTGTGAAAGAAGGAAAGCAATCATGATGATTGTCTTATCGGTTATTGTCGCAGCAATTACAGTGTATTTAGTGTATGCATTATTAAATCCAGAGAAGTTTTAATTAGGGGGAATCATTCATTATGATTTGGGTTGCAGTCATTATTACAATGCTCTTGTTTATTTTAGTAGCAAAGCCAACGGGGATTTATTTAGAAAAAGCTTTTCAAGGTAGCAAAACGTTAGATAAAGTATTCGGGCCTTTTGAAAAACTTATTTTTAAAATTACGGGTGTAAAAGCATACAATCAAACGTGGAAACAGTACGCATTATCATTAGTTTTATTAAATGGATTTATGATCGTTGTCGTATACTTCATTTTCAGATTACAAGGTGTGCTGCCGCTAAATCCAGCACATATTGAAGGGATGGAGCCTACGCTCGCTTTTAATACAGCGATTAGTTTTATGGCTGATACAAATTTACAGCATTATAGCGGTGAAAATGGTTTATCCTATTTATCACAATTAATCGGGATTACATTTTTAATGTTTGCGGCACCAGCAACGACATTAGCGCTCGTTATGGCTTTTATAAGAGGACTTGCTGGAAAAGAACTTGGTAACTTTTTCGTTGATTTTACGAGAGCGTTAACGAGAGTGTTTCTTCCTATTGCATTTATTGCGGCACTAGTTTTTGTCGCACTTGGCGTACCACAAACGTTAGATGGGGCGGTTACAGCACAAACGATTGAAGGTGCAAAGCAAAGTATTTTACGTGGACCTGTTGCATCATTCGTTTCCATTAAGGAACTTGGAAATAACGGCGGTGGATTTTTCGGAGCAAATTCTACGCATCCTTTCGAAAATCCAGGACAAATGAGTAATATTTTGCAAATGATGCTTATGATGTTATTACCAACAGCACTTCCATTTACGTACGGACGAATGGTCGGAAATAAAAAACAAGGCCGCATCCTTTTCGTGTCACTATTTATGGTATTTTTACTAGGGTTTATAACGATTACGACATCTGAACTAAACGGGAACCCGGCATTAAATGGAATGGGTATCGAACATGTACAAGGAAGTACAGAAGGGAAAGAAGTACGATTTGGAACAGTATTTTCTTCACTATACGCAACGGTAACGACAGCTGCTGAAACAGGCGCTGTTAATACGATGCATGATACGTTAACACCAATTGGCGGTTTAGTTCCGCTTGTAAATATGATGTTAAATACTGTGTATGGCGGCGTTGGAGCAGGTTTTGTAAACATTATTATGTATGCAATTATCGCGGTGTTTATATCTGGGTTAATGGTTGGACGGACACCAGAGTTTTTAGGTAAAAAGATTGAAGGTAAGGAAATGAAATTAATCGCGGTCACGATTTTATTTCATCCATTGCTCATTTTAGGATTTTCGGCATTAGCTCTTTCAACAAATTTAGGGACGGATGCTATTTCTCATTCCGGTTTCCACGGTTTGACGCAAGTGGTATATGAATATACATCGTCAGCTGCGAATAACGGATCTGGATTTGAAGGATTAGGAGATAATACACCGTTTTGGAATATTACGACTGGTTTAGTTATGTTTTTAGGACGTTACTTCAGTTTAATTACGATGCTAGCTGTGGCAGCTTCATTGAAAGAAAAAACGGTAGTGCCAGAAACAGTCGGAACGTTCCGTACAGATAATAGTTTATTTGGTGGCATCTTCATCGGAACAATTGTAATTGTCGGTGCATTAACATTCTTCCCGATGTTAGTACTCGGTCCAATTGCAGAATTTCTTACATTGAAGTAATGGAGGGTAAATGATGAGACCGGTAGTAGTAAAAGAAAAACAATTAAATGAGTCACAAATACATGCTGTAGAAGATGAAGTTAGACAAGCGAAAACGATGGATCGTGATATCGTAACACATGCGATGAAGCAATCCGTTGCGAAATTGAATCCGAAAGTCATGATAAAGAATCCGATTATGTTCGTTGTGGAAATTGGATTTATCATTACGTTCATTTTATCTTTTCTTCCAAGCAGTTCTAGTAGTATACCAGGATGGTTTAATATAACAGTTTCTCTCATTCTATTATTTACAGTTTTATTTGCGAATTTTGCAGAAGCATTAGCAGAAGGTCGTGGTAAAGCGCAAGCCGATTCTTTAAAGCAGTCGAAGAAAGATGTGTTTGCAAATGTAGTAAAAGAAAATGGAGACATTGTCCAAGTTTCAGCAACTGATCTTAGAAAAGGTGACGTTGTTATCGTAAAACAAGGAGAAATGATTCCAAGTGATGGCGAAGTAATCAAAGGATTAGCATCTGTAGATGAATCTGCAATTACAGGTGAATCAGCTCCTGTTATAAAAGAAGCAGGCGGTGATTTTTGTTCCGTAACAGGTGGAACGATGGTCGTAAGTGATGAAATTACAATTGTCATTACGAGTAATCCTGGTGAATCATTTATCGATAAAATGATTTCTTTAGTAGAAGGAGCTGCTCGTCAAAAAACGCCGAATGAGATTGCTTTAAATACAGTATTAACGAGCTTAACTCTTATTTTCTTAATCGTCGTTGTGACGTTGCCGATTTTTACAAATTATTTAGGTTTTCAAATTGATACTGCTGTACTTGTAGCGTTGTTAGTATGTTTAATTCCAACGACAATTGGTGGTTTGCTATCAGCGATTGGTATTGCGGGGATGGATCGGGTGACAAAATTTAACGTGCTAGCGATGTCAGGGAAAGCAGTAGAAGCTGCGGGCGATATTAATACAATTATTTTAGATAAAACAGGTACAATTACTTTTGGGAACCGAATGGCTCATACATTATTGCCTGTAGGAAATGAAACGATTGAGCAAGTTGGAAAGTGGGCCGCTATTAGTTCTGTTTTAGATGAAACACCAGAAGGTCGATCTGTTATCGAGTATGTGCAGGGAAAATCTATATCATATAATAGAGAACTTGCAGAACAAGGTGAGTTTGTTCCGTTTAAAGCAGAAACGAGAATGAGTGGTGTTGATTTACAGGACGGAACGAAAGTGAGAAAAGGTGCTGTCGGTAGCGTGATTGAATGGGTTCAGTCACAAGGTGGAACAATTCCGAAAGATGTAAATCAAAAAGCAGATTTCATTTCAAAAGAGGGCGGAACACCACTTGTAGTTGCAGTGAATAATCGTATTTACGGTTTAATCTATTTAAAAGATACAGTAAAACCTGGTATGCGTGAACGTTTTGAACAGTTACGTCAAATGGGGATTAAAACGGTTATGTGTACAGGGGATAACCCATTAACAGCAGCAACCATTGCAAAAGAAGCAGGAGTAGATGAATTCGTTGCCGAGTGTAAACCGGAAGATAAAATTGCTGTCATTAAAGCAGAGCAAGATAAAGGGAAACTTGTAGCGATGACAGGTGATGGTACAAATGATGCTCCAGCATTAGCACAGGCGGACGTTGGATTAGCGATGAACAGTGGTACGACAGCAGCGAAAGAAGCGGCAAACATGATTGATCTAGACTCGAATCCAACGAAAATTATTGAGGTTGTAGGAATCGGTAAGCAATTGTTAATGACGCGAGGTGCTTTAACGACGTTTAGTATTGCGAATGATATAGCAAAATATTTTGCAATCATTCCAGCAATGTTTACACTTGCGATTCCGCAAATGGAGGCATTGAACATTATGAAATTAACATCACCACTGTCAGCGATTTTATCAGCATTAATATTTAACGCTGTTATTATTCCATTACTCATTCCGTTAGCGATGAAAGGTATTGCATATAAACCGATGAGTTCTAATGCATTGCTTAGCCGAAACTTACTTATTTATGGGCTTGGCGGAGTTATCGTTCCGTTCATTGGAATTAAAGTAATTGATATAATTGTCGGCTTGTTCATATAAGGAAGAGGGGAAAAAGATGGAGAAGAAACAAAGTATACTATCACCAATTATCCGTATTACTTTTACATTTCTAGTGTTGTGCGGACTTGTATACCCGCTTATTGTTACTGGTATTGCACAAGCCGTGATGAAGGATAATGCGGATGGAAGTCTAATATATAATGATAAAAATGAAGTGATTGGTTCTAAATTAATCGGGCAAAACTTCACGGATCCACGTTATTTTCAAGGGCGTGTTTCTAGTATTGAATATAAGGCTGAAGCATCTGGTTCAAATAACTATGCACCATCTAATCCAGATTTAGAGAAACGAGTAGAGAAAAGTATTGAAGAGTGGAAGAAACAAAATCCGAGCGTTCCAGTTACAGAAGTACCGATAGATTTAGTGACAAATTCAGGTTCAGGGCTTGATCCTGATATTAGTCCGAAGGCAGCTTCTGTGCAGGTGGATCGCATATCGAAATTAACGGATATTCCGAAAGAAAAACTTAATCAATTGATTAAAGATCAAACAGAAGGTGCTGCGCTTGGTTTATTTGGAGAGACCCGCGTAAACGTCTTAAAGCTAAATTTGGCATTACAGGAATTAATGAAATAGTAACAGTGCTACCTCAATCTAACGGATTGAGGTAGCGTTGTTTCGAATGAAAGGTAGTGTTTATTTTGTATGCAGATGATTATGAACCGAAGTTTCAAAGGCGAACGCCAGAGGAATATTTAGAATATATTCGTCAGCAAAATCGCGGAAAGTTAAAGTTATATGTAGGAGCAGCTCCAGGCGTAGGAAAAAGTTATAAAATGCTCTTTGATGCAAGGGAAATGAAAAAAGATGGAATTGATATTGTAATTGGTTTAATTGAAACGCATGGAAGAAAAGAGACGGAAGAAGCAATTGCTGATTTAGAAAAAGTTCCTTTGAAAGAAATACAGTATAAAGGAAAGGTATTTTATGAGCTTGATGTGGAAGGAATAAAAAAACGCGCGCCGCAAGTAGTCGTAGTGGATGAACTTGCGCATAGTAATGTTCCTGGTTCTAAGCATAAAAAACGTTATATGGATGTGCAGGAATTGTTAGAGGCTGGTATATCGGTATTATCAGCTTTTAATATTCAACATTTAGAAAGTGTTCATGATATTGTAGCTCAAATTACGAATGTAAAAGTAAGAGAACGAGTTCCAGATTTTATTTTACAAAAAGCAAATGAAATTCAGCTCGTTGATGCAACACCGGAAGTACTTCGGAAGAGGTTAATAGACGGAAAGATATATAAAGAAGAAAAAATTCAGCAAAGCTTACAAAATTTCTTTACGCTTAATAATTTAGGAGCACTTAGGGAATTATCACTTCGCGAGGTGGCCGATGATATGGACGAGAAAATTAGCCAAACAGTAATAGAACCAATTGGCGTAAAAGAAAAAATTCTTGTTTGTGTACAATACAGTTCAACAGCGGAGAAATTAATAAGACGGGGATGGCGCATGGCTGATCGGTTAAATGCTGAATTGTATGTATTAAATGTTGAAAGAGAAAATATAGACTCTCTTTCAGCTGGTAAAAAACAAACAATTGAAGAGTGGAAGACGCTCACGAATCAATTTGATGCGAGTTTTGTATTAGAAGAAGCAAAGGGAAGAAAGCCAGCGGATGTTATTATTGAAGTCGCGAAAAGATTGCAA
This DNA window, taken from Bacillus cereus ATCC 14579, encodes the following:
- the kdpDN gene encoding KdpD-like non-kinase potassium sensor (KdpDN resembles contains the N-terminal sensor region of KdpD but lacks the C-terminal histidine kinase region.), giving the protein MFILYADDYEPKFQRRTPEEYLEYIRQQNRGKLKLYVGAAPGVGKSYKMLFDAREMKKDGIDIVIGLIETHGRKETEEAIADLEKVPLKEIQYKGKVFYELDVEGIKKRAPQVVVVDELAHSNVPGSKHKKRYMDVQELLEAGISVLSAFNIQHLESVHDIVAQITNVKVRERVPDFILQKANEIQLVDATPEVLRKRLIDGKIYKEEKIQQSLQNFFTLNNLGALRELSLREVADDMDEKISQTVIEPIGVKEKILVCVQYSSTAEKLIRRGWRMADRLNAELYVLNVERENIDSLSAGKKQTIEEWKTLTNQFDASFVLEEAKGRKPADVIIEVAKRLQVTQILLGQSARTRWEEIRKGSIVNEIMRQTKYIDIHIVADQRG